A genomic window from Macaca thibetana thibetana isolate TM-01 chromosome 16, ASM2454274v1, whole genome shotgun sequence includes:
- the ACBD4 gene encoding acyl-CoA-binding domain-containing protein 4 isoform X1: MGTERESPEPDCQKQFQAAVSVIQNLPKNGSYRPSYEEMLRFYSYYKQATMGPCLVPRPGFWDPIGRYKWDAWNSLGKMSREEAMSAYITEMKLVAQKVIDTVPLGEVAEDMFGYFEPLYQVIPDMPRPPETFLRRVAGWKEQVVNGDAGAVSEPPCLPKEPAPPSPESHPPRDLDSEVFCDSLEQLEPELQGWAEQQAASGGKRDPRNSPVPPTEKEGSTAGPQELDVWLLGTVRALQESMQEVQARVQSLESMPRPPEQRPQPRPSARPWPLGLPGPTLLFFLLWPFVVQWLFRMFRTQKR; this comes from the exons ATGGGCACCGAGAGAGAAAGCCCAGAGCCCGACTGCCAGAAacagtttcaggctgcagtgagcgtcATCCAGAACCTGCCTAAGAACG GTTCTTACCGCCCCTCCTATGAAGAGATGCTGCGATTCTACAGTTACTACAAGCAGGCCACCATGGGGCCCTGCCTGGTCCCCCGGCCTGGATTCTGGGACCCCATTGGACGATATAAGTG GGACGCCTGGAACAGTTTGGGCAAGATGAGCAGGGAGGAGGCCATGTCTGCCTACATCACTGAAATGAAACTGGTGGCACAGAAG GTGATCGACACAGTGCCCCTGGGTGAGGTGGCAGAGGACATGTTTGGTTACTTCGAGCCCCTGTACCAGGTGATCCCTGACATGCCGAGGCCCCCAGAGACCTTCCTGAGAAGGGTCGCAG GTTGGAAAGAGCAGGTTGTGAATGGAGATGCTGGGGCTGTTTCagagcctccctgcctccccaagGAACCGGCACCCCCAAGCCCAG AGTCCCATCCACCCAGAGACCTGGACTCCGAGGTTTTCTGTGATTCCCTGGAGCAGCTGGAGCCTGAGCTG CAGGGTTGGGCAGAGCAGCAGGCAGCATCTGGAGGAAAGCGTGATCCCAGGAACAGCCCCGTGCCCCCTACAGAGAAAG AGGGGAGCACAGCAGGGCCCCAGGAGTTGGACGTGTGGCTGCTGGGGACAGTTCGAGCACTACAGGAGAGCATGCAGGAGGTGCAGGCGAGGGTGCAGAGCCTGGAGAGCATGCCCCGGCCCCCCGAGCAG AGGCCGCAGCCCAGGCCCAGTGCTCGGCCATGGCCCCTTGGGCTCCCGGGGCCCACGCTGCTGTTCTTCCTCCTGTGGCCCTTCGTCGTCCAGTGGCTCTTCCGAATGTTTCGGACCCAAAAGAGGTGA
- the ACBD4 gene encoding acyl-CoA-binding domain-containing protein 4 isoform X2, translated as MGTERESPEPDCQKQFQAAVSVIQNLPKNGSYRPSYEEMLRFYSYYKQATMGPCLVPRPGFWDPIGRYKWDAWNSLGKMSREEAMSAYITEMKLVAQKVIDTVPLGEVAEDMFGYFEPLYQVIPDMPRPPETFLRRVAGWKEQVVNGDAGAVSEPPCLPKEPAPPSPESHPPRDLDSEVFCDSLEQLEPELGWAEQQAASGGKRDPRNSPVPPTEKEGSTAGPQELDVWLLGTVRALQESMQEVQARVQSLESMPRPPEQRPQPRPSARPWPLGLPGPTLLFFLLWPFVVQWLFRMFRTQKR; from the exons ATGGGCACCGAGAGAGAAAGCCCAGAGCCCGACTGCCAGAAacagtttcaggctgcagtgagcgtcATCCAGAACCTGCCTAAGAACG GTTCTTACCGCCCCTCCTATGAAGAGATGCTGCGATTCTACAGTTACTACAAGCAGGCCACCATGGGGCCCTGCCTGGTCCCCCGGCCTGGATTCTGGGACCCCATTGGACGATATAAGTG GGACGCCTGGAACAGTTTGGGCAAGATGAGCAGGGAGGAGGCCATGTCTGCCTACATCACTGAAATGAAACTGGTGGCACAGAAG GTGATCGACACAGTGCCCCTGGGTGAGGTGGCAGAGGACATGTTTGGTTACTTCGAGCCCCTGTACCAGGTGATCCCTGACATGCCGAGGCCCCCAGAGACCTTCCTGAGAAGGGTCGCAG GTTGGAAAGAGCAGGTTGTGAATGGAGATGCTGGGGCTGTTTCagagcctccctgcctccccaagGAACCGGCACCCCCAAGCCCAG AGTCCCATCCACCCAGAGACCTGGACTCCGAGGTTTTCTGTGATTCCCTGGAGCAGCTGGAGCCTGAGCTG GGTTGGGCAGAGCAGCAGGCAGCATCTGGAGGAAAGCGTGATCCCAGGAACAGCCCCGTGCCCCCTACAGAGAAAG AGGGGAGCACAGCAGGGCCCCAGGAGTTGGACGTGTGGCTGCTGGGGACAGTTCGAGCACTACAGGAGAGCATGCAGGAGGTGCAGGCGAGGGTGCAGAGCCTGGAGAGCATGCCCCGGCCCCCCGAGCAG AGGCCGCAGCCCAGGCCCAGTGCTCGGCCATGGCCCCTTGGGCTCCCGGGGCCCACGCTGCTGTTCTTCCTCCTGTGGCCCTTCGTCGTCCAGTGGCTCTTCCGAATGTTTCGGACCCAAAAGAGGTGA
- the HEXIM1 gene encoding protein HEXIM1, which yields MAEPFLSEYQHQPQTSNCTGAAAVQEEPNPERPPGAEERVPEEDSRWQSRAFPQLGGRPGPEGEGSLESQPPPLQPQACPESSCLIKGEKGQNGDDLSAGGDFPPPAEGEPKPEAELLAQPCHDSEASKLGAPAAGGEEEWGQQQRQLGKKKHRRRPSKKKRHWKPYYKLTWEEKKKFDEKQSLRASRIRAEMFAKGQPVAPYNTTQFLMDDHDQEEPDLKTGLYSKRAAAKSDDTSDDDFMEEGGEEDGGSDGMGGDGSEFLQRDFSETYERYHTESLQNMSKQELIKEYLELEKCLSRMEDENNRLRLESKRLGGDDARVRELELELDRLRAENLQLLTENELHRQQERAPLSKFGD from the coding sequence ATGGCCGAGCCATTCTTGTCAGAATATCAACACCAGCCTCAAACTAGCAACTGTACAGGTGCTGCTGCTGTCCAGGAAGAGCCGAACCCTGAGCGCCCCCCAGGCGCGGAGGAGCGGGTGCCCGAGGAGGACAGTAGGTGGCAATCGAGAGCGTTCCCCCAGTTGGGTGGCCGTCCGGGGCCGGAGGGGGAAGGGAGCCTGGAGTCCCAACCACCTCCCTTGCAGCCCCAGGCCTGTCCAGAATCTAGCTGCCTGATAAAGGGCGAGAAGGGCCAGAATGGGGACGACTTGTCCGCTGGCGGCGACTTCCCGCCGCCGGCAGAAGGGGAACCGAAGCCCGAGGCCGAGCTGCTCGCCCAGCCTTGTCATGACTCCGAGGCCAGTAAGCTGGGGGCTCCTGCCGCAGGGGGCGAAGAGGAGTGGGGACAGCAGCAGAGACAGCTGGGCAAGAAAAAACATAGGAGACGCCCGTCCAAGAAGAAGCGGCATTGGAAACCATACTACAAGCTGACctgggaggagaagaaaaagttcGACGAGAAACAGAGCCTGCGAGCTTCAAGGATCCGAGCCGAGATGTTCGCCAAGGGCCAGCCGGTCGCGCCCTATAACACCACGCAGTTCCTCATGGATGATCACGACCAGGAGGAGCCGGATCTCAAAACCGGCCTGTACTCCAAGCGGGCCGCCGCCAAATCCGACGACACCAGCGATGACGACTTCATGGAAGAAGGGGGTGAGGAGGATGGGGGCAGCGATGGGATGGGAGGGGACGGCAGCGAGTTTCTGCAGCGGGACTTCTCGGAGACATACGAGCGGTACCACACAGAGAGCCTACAGAACATGAGCAAGCAGGAGCTCATCAAGGAGTACCTGGAGCTGGAGAAGTGCCTCTCGCGCATGGAGGACGAGAACAACCGGCTGCGGCTGGAGAGCAAACGGCTGGGCGGCGACGACGCGCGTGTGcgggagctggagctggagctggaccGGCTGCGCGCCGAGAACCTCCAGCTGCTGACCGAGAACGAACTGCACCGGCAGCAGGAGCGAGCGCCGCTTTCCAAGTTTGGAGACTAG